The following are from one region of the Endozoicomonas sp. 4G genome:
- the prmC gene encoding peptide chain release factor N(5)-glutamine methyltransferase → MNKPMGRIDQTLSEATRRLTDSYATRREQSDTARLDAEVLLCHVLDKPHSYLFTWPERELTREQAEQFESMLRQRIQGTPVAYITGEKEFWSLKLKVSPSVLIPRPDTELLVELALSMPVSDQAAVADLGTGSGAIALAMAVERPQWQVIGVDRLPGPVATAKKNAVLNQIGNVTFVEGDWCSPLAEPLDMIVSNPPYIREDDKHLAQGDVQFEPRSALTAGKDGLDDIHTISQQAFAKLKPGGWLLLEHGYDQGRDIRLILESNGFTAVSTRQDLSDQDRVTLAQKPV, encoded by the coding sequence ATGAATAAGCCAATGGGCAGGATTGATCAGACCCTCAGTGAGGCCACTCGACGCCTCACTGACAGTTATGCCACCCGAAGAGAACAAAGCGACACGGCCCGTCTTGATGCCGAAGTGCTGCTGTGTCATGTGCTGGACAAACCCCACAGCTACCTGTTCACCTGGCCCGAGAGAGAGCTGACGCGCGAACAGGCTGAGCAGTTTGAGTCAATGCTGAGACAACGAATACAAGGAACCCCTGTCGCTTATATAACGGGAGAGAAAGAGTTCTGGAGTCTGAAACTTAAGGTTTCACCTTCCGTACTGATTCCCAGGCCCGATACTGAACTGCTGGTAGAACTTGCCCTGTCTATGCCTGTTTCTGATCAGGCAGCGGTTGCTGATCTTGGCACAGGCAGTGGTGCCATCGCTCTGGCCATGGCTGTCGAGCGACCACAGTGGCAAGTGATCGGCGTTGACAGGCTGCCCGGACCGGTCGCCACGGCTAAGAAAAATGCTGTTCTGAACCAAATCGGCAATGTCACGTTTGTGGAAGGTGACTGGTGCTCGCCCCTGGCAGAGCCGCTCGATATGATTGTCAGCAACCCGCCGTACATTCGTGAAGACGACAAGCATCTTGCCCAGGGCGATGTGCAGTTTGAACCCAGGTCAGCACTGACTGCTGGCAAAGACGGTCTTGATGATATACACACCATCAGTCAGCAGGCCTTTGCAAAGCTGAAACCAGGAGGCTGGTTATTGCTTGAGCACGGTTATGATCAGGGCAGAGATATCCGACTCATACTGGAGTCCAATGGCTTTACGGCGGTTAGCACACGACAGGACTTGTCTGATCAGGATCGTGTTACTCTGGCACAGAAACCTGTTTGA
- the prfA gene encoding peptide chain release factor 1 — MKDPNLASLSAKLETLLERFEELAALLSDPQVIGNQDQFRKLSKEYAELEPVVNAYREYDQIQKDLEDARTMKDDPEMADLAEEEIQSCEEKLPALAQELQLLLLPKDPRDNNNTFLEIRAGTGGDEAAIFAGDLFRMYSRYAEKRGWNIEVISANDGEHGGYKEIISRVVGNHVFGHLKFESGAHRVQRVPETESQGRIHTSACTVAIMAEPDEQEAIEIKKEDLRVDTYRSSGAGGQHVNTTDSAIRLTHLPSGIVVECQDERSQHKNRAKAMALLSAKLQDAQEMAAAKEISETRKSLVGSGDRSERIRTYNYPQGRVTDHRINLTLYKLPEIIEGDLDPVINPLLQQHQADLLTGLSDE; from the coding sequence ATGAAAGATCCCAACCTGGCCAGTCTGAGTGCCAAACTTGAAACCCTGCTGGAACGCTTTGAGGAACTGGCGGCTTTGCTGAGTGACCCGCAAGTCATCGGTAATCAGGACCAGTTCCGGAAACTCTCCAAAGAATACGCAGAGCTTGAACCTGTCGTTAATGCTTACCGGGAATACGACCAGATTCAAAAAGATTTGGAAGACGCCCGTACCATGAAAGACGATCCGGAAATGGCCGATCTGGCCGAAGAAGAGATTCAGAGCTGCGAAGAAAAGCTGCCAGCCCTGGCCCAGGAGCTGCAACTACTGCTTTTGCCCAAAGATCCCAGGGACAACAATAATACCTTTCTGGAAATTCGTGCCGGTACTGGCGGTGACGAAGCGGCTATTTTCGCTGGCGACCTGTTCCGGATGTATTCCCGCTACGCTGAAAAACGCGGCTGGAACATCGAAGTCATCAGCGCCAATGACGGCGAGCACGGTGGCTATAAGGAAATTATTTCCCGCGTGGTGGGCAACCATGTTTTTGGCCATCTGAAATTTGAATCCGGCGCTCATCGGGTTCAGCGTGTGCCTGAAACAGAATCCCAGGGACGTATACACACCTCAGCCTGTACCGTCGCTATTATGGCAGAACCCGACGAGCAGGAAGCCATCGAGATCAAAAAGGAAGACCTTAGAGTTGACACCTACCGCTCATCCGGTGCCGGTGGTCAGCATGTGAATACCACCGATTCCGCCATTCGCCTGACTCACCTGCCCAGCGGTATTGTGGTTGAATGTCAGGACGAGCGTTCACAACACAAGAACCGGGCCAAGGCCATGGCTTTGCTTTCTGCAAAACTACAGGATGCTCAGGAAATGGCTGCCGCCAAAGAGATCAGCGAAACCCGTAAAAGTCTGGTGGGCAGTGGTGATCGTTCCGAGCGTATCCGAACCTATAACTATCCACAGGGGCGGGTTACGGATCATCGTATCAACCTGACGTTGTATAAACTGCCTGAGATTATCGAAGGTGATCTCGACCCGGTGATTAACCCCCTCCTTCAGCAACATCAGGCGGATCTGTTGACAGGCTTGTCTGATGAATAA
- the hemA gene encoding glutamyl-tRNA reductase gives MGYLTAGINHKTAPVALREQVAFSPEQLPEALQDARHFMHTNEVAILSTCNRTELYCASNADYHKALEWLTGYHNLDQKLLSQHSYIHHDKAAVRHMMRVACGLDSMVLGEPQILGQLKSAYAQAQEAGTIGSLLSRLFQYCFTTAKQVRTNTAIGRQPVSIAYAATTLAQRIFADLSENTALLIGAGETIELVARHLHQQGLKDIIVANRTMGRAKLLADKFNGKPALLSDIPHLLPAADIVVSSTASPVPVLGKGTVERAIKKRKHRPIFMVDIAVPRDIEPEVTELPDIYLYTVDDLHGVIQDNMQQRQNAAKEAELLIETGAFEFMSRLRSLDAVSVLRSYRQNTEALRDRELEKAILSLANGIPAEQVLNQFARSLTNKLMHTPSVALKKAAAQGQSNQLEWAEELLGIHRRYEDPDKGPSHS, from the coding sequence ATGGGGTATCTTACCGCCGGTATTAATCACAAAACTGCACCCGTCGCACTCAGGGAGCAGGTTGCTTTTTCACCTGAGCAACTGCCTGAAGCGCTTCAGGATGCCCGCCATTTCATGCACACCAATGAAGTGGCCATTTTGTCTACCTGTAACCGGACAGAACTTTACTGTGCCAGCAACGCCGATTATCACAAAGCCCTTGAATGGCTGACCGGGTACCACAACCTGGATCAGAAGCTGCTGAGTCAACACAGTTATATCCATCACGACAAAGCCGCTGTCCGCCACATGATGAGAGTGGCCTGCGGCCTCGACTCAATGGTGTTAGGTGAACCCCAGATTCTTGGTCAGCTGAAATCAGCCTACGCCCAGGCCCAGGAAGCCGGGACTATTGGCTCGCTGCTATCGAGACTGTTCCAGTACTGCTTTACCACTGCCAAACAGGTTCGAACCAACACTGCCATTGGCAGGCAGCCTGTTTCCATAGCCTACGCAGCCACAACCCTTGCCCAGAGAATCTTTGCCGACCTTTCTGAGAACACAGCACTACTGATTGGTGCCGGTGAAACCATTGAACTGGTCGCCAGACACCTTCACCAGCAAGGCCTCAAAGACATCATCGTCGCTAACCGAACCATGGGCCGGGCGAAACTGCTGGCTGACAAATTTAATGGCAAGCCCGCCCTGCTTTCGGATATTCCTCATTTATTGCCAGCCGCTGATATTGTCGTCTCGTCAACGGCCAGCCCGGTTCCTGTACTGGGTAAAGGCACCGTTGAAAGAGCCATTAAAAAGCGCAAGCATCGCCCCATATTTATGGTGGACATTGCGGTTCCCCGTGATATCGAACCTGAAGTCACTGAGCTGCCAGACATTTACCTGTATACCGTCGATGATCTTCATGGCGTGATTCAGGACAATATGCAGCAGCGGCAGAATGCCGCCAAGGAAGCCGAGCTACTGATCGAAACCGGTGCTTTCGAATTTATGAGCCGACTACGCTCACTGGATGCCGTCAGTGTTCTGCGCAGCTATCGACAAAATACCGAGGCACTCAGGGATCGTGAGCTTGAAAAGGCCATACTGTCTCTGGCCAATGGCATTCCGGCAGAACAGGTTCTGAATCAATTTGCCCGTTCACTGACCAACAAACTTATGCACACCCCCAGCGTGGCATTGAAGAAAGCAGCGGCACAAGGTCAAAGCAACCAACTGGAGTGGGCTGAAGAGCTGCTGGGCATTCATCGCCGTTACGAAGACCCGGATAAAGGGCCAAGCCATTCTTAG
- a CDS encoding tetratricopeptide repeat protein: MKKLNGFSLLLAVILVSGCSSVQRSGQTGVAAEPVPAPVSNELEEPVASFEPDTLYDLLVAELGGQNKRYDLALGNYLKQAHKTQDKGVAKRAYQISQMVGARQASLDAALLWSTLDDENAAALQASAIELIRAGQLNRAVEQMKKVLTLEGEVNFDFLAVTASELPEDERKQMLSTFDSILKEHPGQPSLILGKAILLLRDNQLAAAIKLCDQLLARDSSNVKAIILKGRILNKMGKGEEAEKMLADAVKKHPENPRLRLIYARVLVHLDKLSEARKQFQVLLDQSPYDVEVLLSLALISLESGMLAESEKYFKQLLALGQRKSTAHYYLGWMAEQKGQYDQAQEYFLNVMPGKDFMMSRVALVQMLLKQGKVAEAREQLAEDRNRFPVHAEQLYLLETEVLVNAGELDKALKLFTDAVLRYPGNANLLYGRAMVYEKMGRIKDLEVDLRAIIKSQPDNSAALNALGYTLADRTDRYEEARELIEKAYALDKDDPAILDSMGWVQYRLGNHQAALVYLQDAYEKYPDHEVAAHLGEVLWALGRKAEAQALWDKALQKTPDSDILKKTRERLETH, from the coding sequence ATGAAGAAACTTAATGGTTTCTCTTTATTGCTGGCAGTTATATTGGTGTCGGGTTGTTCTTCAGTTCAACGTTCAGGGCAGACCGGGGTGGCGGCTGAGCCTGTTCCTGCTCCGGTCAGCAACGAGCTGGAAGAGCCGGTAGCTTCTTTTGAACCTGATACCCTTTACGATTTGCTGGTTGCGGAACTGGGCGGGCAGAATAAACGTTATGATCTGGCCTTGGGGAATTACCTCAAACAGGCTCACAAAACTCAGGACAAAGGGGTTGCTAAACGCGCCTATCAAATCAGCCAGATGGTTGGCGCACGGCAGGCGTCTCTGGATGCGGCCTTACTCTGGTCAACGCTGGATGATGAAAATGCAGCGGCGTTGCAGGCCAGTGCGATTGAGCTGATCAGGGCGGGGCAACTGAACCGTGCCGTCGAGCAGATGAAAAAGGTGCTGACCCTGGAGGGTGAAGTTAATTTTGATTTCCTCGCAGTCACTGCCTCAGAGCTTCCTGAGGATGAAAGGAAGCAAATGCTGAGCACCTTTGACAGCATTCTCAAGGAGCACCCCGGTCAACCATCATTGATACTGGGCAAAGCCATCCTGTTACTTCGTGACAACCAGTTGGCGGCAGCGATCAAACTCTGTGATCAGCTGCTCGCCAGAGACTCCAGCAATGTCAAGGCGATCATACTCAAAGGCCGGATTCTCAATAAGATGGGCAAGGGGGAAGAGGCTGAGAAAATGTTGGCTGATGCCGTCAAAAAACATCCTGAAAACCCCCGTTTGCGTCTGATTTACGCCCGCGTGCTGGTGCATCTGGATAAGCTAAGTGAAGCGCGTAAGCAGTTTCAGGTGCTTTTGGATCAGTCGCCTTATGATGTTGAAGTCCTGTTGTCTCTGGCGCTGATTTCCCTTGAGAGCGGTATGCTGGCAGAGTCTGAAAAATACTTTAAACAGCTGCTGGCCCTGGGGCAGAGAAAAAGTACTGCACATTATTACCTGGGCTGGATGGCGGAACAGAAAGGGCAGTATGACCAGGCTCAGGAATATTTTCTGAATGTGATGCCGGGCAAGGATTTCATGATGTCTCGGGTTGCCCTTGTCCAGATGCTGCTCAAGCAGGGCAAAGTGGCCGAGGCCCGGGAGCAGTTGGCAGAAGACCGCAATCGGTTCCCGGTTCATGCAGAGCAGCTTTATTTGCTTGAGACAGAAGTTCTGGTGAATGCCGGAGAGCTGGACAAGGCCTTAAAGCTGTTTACAGACGCTGTGTTGCGCTATCCCGGCAATGCTAACCTGCTTTATGGTCGGGCCATGGTTTATGAGAAAATGGGAAGAATCAAAGATCTTGAGGTAGACCTCCGTGCTATTATCAAGAGCCAGCCCGATAATTCAGCCGCTTTGAACGCCCTTGGCTACACCTTGGCAGATCGTACCGATCGTTATGAAGAGGCCAGGGAGCTGATCGAGAAAGCCTATGCCCTGGATAAAGACGATCCTGCCATTTTGGACAGCATGGGTTGGGTTCAGTACCGTCTGGGCAACCATCAGGCGGCTTTGGTTTATCTCCAGGACGCTTATGAAAAATATCCTGATCATGAAGTAGCGGCTCATCTGGGTGAGGTGCTTTGGGCTCTGGGGAGAAAAGCAGAAGCCCAGGCGCTTTGGGATAAAGCTTTGCAGAAGACCCCGGACAGCGACATTCTGAAAAAAACCCGTGAGCGATTGGAAACTCACTGA
- the lolB gene encoding lipoprotein insertase outer membrane protein LolB: protein MRIPFSTLTLTDFSLQLKLAVLMVFALLLSGCVTAPKPEKGLSEAQRQSLWQAHQKQLKALDHWHLKGRLGLRVPGDSGALSLEWQQNKERYLIYLDGPLGQSVAKINGQPGSVELEASGKRYRDQNPEKLLFELTGWDLPVSLLRYWVMGLPSPGSRASIRLNNQGYPELMTQQGWQVEYLQYKDFSGITLPARIKVRQGEVEATLFARTWQLK, encoded by the coding sequence ATGCGGATTCCGTTTTCTACCTTAACCCTGACTGACTTTTCATTGCAGCTAAAACTGGCTGTTCTTATGGTTTTTGCCCTGTTGCTTTCTGGTTGTGTCACGGCTCCCAAACCAGAGAAAGGGCTTTCAGAAGCTCAGCGCCAGTCGTTGTGGCAGGCTCATCAAAAGCAGCTGAAGGCATTGGATCATTGGCACCTGAAAGGGCGGCTGGGGTTGAGGGTTCCCGGAGATTCCGGAGCCCTCTCCCTGGAGTGGCAGCAGAATAAAGAGCGTTATCTTATCTACCTGGATGGCCCCTTGGGCCAGTCGGTGGCAAAAATTAATGGCCAACCGGGTTCGGTAGAACTGGAAGCCTCTGGAAAGCGCTATCGTGACCAGAATCCTGAAAAGTTGCTGTTTGAGCTGACCGGTTGGGATTTGCCCGTCAGCCTGCTGCGATATTGGGTCATGGGGCTGCCCAGTCCCGGGAGCCGCGCCAGTATCCGGCTAAATAATCAGGGCTATCCCGAGTTGATGACTCAACAGGGGTGGCAGGTTGAATATTTGCAGTACAAGGACTTTTCCGGAATCACCCTGCCTGCCCGAATAAAAGTCCGACAGGGTGAAGTAGAGGCAACACTGTTTGCCAGAACCTGGCAGCTGAAATAA
- the ispE gene encoding 4-(cytidine 5'-diphospho)-2-C-methyl-D-erythritol kinase, translating into MSPSALVLPAPAKLNLFLHIVGRREDGYHQLQTVFQFLDVADELTFEPHNELLLACDLPELVNEDNLILKAARLLQVHTGCEQGARITLVKRLPMGGGVGGGSSDAATTLHGLNILWGLGLDDDTLAELGLKLGADVPVFVRGHAAFAEGVGEKLTPVSPEEYWYLVLKPGCHVNTTEMFRHQELTRDTRPIKVCAALNRLHGNELTNDFQPLVRRLYPEVDKCLMLLDNSGNSSVGQAMMSGSGACVFVPFASREEAETTLAGIDSDVDSFVASGVNTSPLHHSISQLRSCVN; encoded by the coding sequence ATGTCGCCTTCAGCTCTGGTTCTCCCTGCTCCTGCCAAGCTAAACCTTTTCTTGCATATAGTCGGACGTCGGGAAGATGGTTATCACCAGCTTCAGACCGTTTTCCAGTTTTTGGATGTTGCTGACGAACTGACCTTCGAGCCTCATAACGAGTTATTGCTGGCTTGTGATCTGCCGGAACTGGTCAATGAGGACAACCTCATTCTTAAAGCTGCCCGTCTGTTACAAGTCCATACTGGCTGTGAACAGGGTGCCAGAATTACGCTGGTTAAACGTCTGCCCATGGGCGGTGGAGTGGGCGGCGGAAGCTCTGATGCGGCGACCACTCTCCACGGCCTGAATATTTTATGGGGGCTGGGGCTGGATGACGATACGCTGGCAGAACTGGGGCTGAAACTGGGAGCTGATGTTCCGGTCTTTGTTCGGGGGCACGCCGCTTTTGCCGAGGGAGTTGGCGAAAAGCTTACTCCCGTCAGTCCTGAGGAGTACTGGTACCTGGTGCTCAAGCCTGGCTGTCATGTCAATACCACCGAAATGTTCCGTCATCAGGAATTGACAAGAGATACTCGTCCCATTAAAGTTTGCGCCGCATTGAACAGGCTGCATGGAAATGAGCTGACCAATGACTTTCAACCATTGGTTCGCAGGCTTTATCCGGAAGTTGATAAATGTTTAATGCTGTTGGATAATTCCGGAAATTCGAGCGTGGGGCAGGCTATGATGAGCGGTTCGGGTGCCTGTGTGTTTGTACCGTTTGCCAGTCGTGAAGAGGCGGAAACGACTCTGGCAGGAATCGACTCTGATGTTGATAGTTTTGTTGCCAGTGGTGTCAATACATCTCCGCTTCACCACTCGATCAGTCAACTGCGATCATGTGTGAATTAA
- a CDS encoding ribose-phosphate pyrophosphokinase, translating into MSKMMVFAGNSNPELVQKVVNHLHIPLGRAYVGRFSDGEIAVEIQENVRGRDVFIIQSTCAPTNDNLMELLVMADAVHRSSAVRITAVLPYFGYARQDRRPRSSRVPISAKVVADMIAGVGVDRVLTVDLHADQIQGFFDIPVDNVYGSPILLDDMERQGYENLMVVSPDHGGVVRARAVAKRLNTDLAIIDKRRPEANKSEVMNIIGDVAGRTCVLVDDMVDTAGTLCAAAAALKAKGATKVLAYCTHPVLSGRALENLTNSELDELVVSNTIPLSPAAQALDCIRQLDMSPLLAESVRRISNAESISAMFQ; encoded by the coding sequence GTGTCGAAAATGATGGTGTTTGCCGGCAACTCAAATCCGGAGCTGGTGCAAAAGGTTGTCAATCACCTGCATATTCCCCTTGGCAGGGCCTACGTTGGCCGTTTCAGTGACGGCGAAATAGCCGTTGAAATCCAGGAAAACGTTCGTGGTCGTGATGTCTTTATCATCCAGTCCACCTGCGCCCCGACCAACGACAACCTGATGGAACTGCTGGTTATGGCCGATGCTGTGCATCGCTCCTCTGCGGTTCGTATCACGGCAGTGCTGCCTTACTTTGGTTACGCGCGTCAGGATCGTCGTCCACGTTCTTCCAGGGTACCTATCAGTGCCAAAGTGGTGGCTGATATGATCGCCGGTGTTGGTGTTGATCGTGTTCTGACGGTGGATCTGCACGCCGATCAGATTCAGGGCTTCTTCGATATTCCTGTGGATAACGTATACGGCTCACCCATCCTGCTGGACGATATGGAACGTCAAGGTTATGAGAACCTGATGGTGGTATCACCTGACCATGGTGGTGTGGTTCGTGCCCGTGCTGTGGCCAAACGCCTGAACACAGATCTGGCGATCATCGACAAGCGTCGCCCTGAAGCCAATAAATCTGAAGTCATGAATATCATTGGTGATGTTGCCGGTCGTACCTGTGTGCTGGTCGATGACATGGTCGACACAGCCGGTACTCTGTGCGCAGCCGCCGCGGCATTGAAGGCCAAAGGCGCTACCAAGGTGCTGGCCTACTGTACTCACCCGGTTCTGTCGGGTCGTGCCCTGGAAAACCTGACTAACTCCGAGCTGGACGAACTGGTGGTCAGCAACACTATTCCTCTGAGTCCGGCTGCCCAGGCTCTGGATTGCATCCGTCAGTTGGATATGTCCCCTCTGCTGGCTGAGTCTGTTCGCAGAATCAGTAACGCTGAATCCATCAGTGCGATGTTCCAGTAA
- a CDS encoding HlyD family type I secretion periplasmic adaptor subunit, with product MGRILTLIRDSLHHEKKHPRVRRKKDELEFLPAAIEILESPPSPFAHALMLLICALLTFVLLWSWFSFIDTEVTANGRIIPVGKVKEVQSLIAGRVDTIYVTEGEHVHKNQLLIKLNPTEPEADIQQLEAMLLQNQLNVGRLQLLLESATETPLAPPPNLQKWITQTKLPLSGTPSPDQWFRQQQLLDYDYQHYQSSNQSIVQQINQRRAKIMAIQAEIDRLQLLNPLHLENEKATRQLLDKGLISRLEWLATREKQLDTSQQLQVQQSHRNEAKADLAALVSEKESRQKAFRHERMEKLNELSDKMTELQMSIIKVREHHQNCYIRAPEDGTIQQLSVLGDGSVIQPAVTLMSLVPDNAELQAEVMVENKDIGFVKVGMVTDIKIETFPYTFFGYLPGVVELVSKDARKQDEQGLMYPVYIRLQQQFVNVNGQKEPLHVDMMVSAEVKTGKRRLLEFFLEPFLRYRDEALNVR from the coding sequence TTGGGACGCATTCTCACGCTGATCAGAGACAGCCTGCACCATGAGAAAAAACATCCTCGGGTCAGGCGCAAAAAAGATGAGCTGGAATTTCTGCCAGCCGCTATTGAAATTCTCGAATCACCCCCATCACCGTTCGCCCATGCCCTGATGTTGCTGATTTGTGCCCTGCTGACCTTTGTTTTGCTTTGGAGCTGGTTCAGCTTTATTGACACCGAAGTCACCGCCAATGGCAGAATAATACCCGTGGGCAAGGTCAAGGAAGTACAGTCGCTGATTGCTGGCCGGGTGGATACTATTTATGTCACAGAAGGTGAGCATGTTCACAAAAACCAGTTACTGATCAAGCTGAACCCCACTGAACCCGAAGCGGATATTCAGCAGCTTGAAGCCATGTTGCTGCAAAACCAGCTCAATGTCGGGCGATTGCAATTGTTGCTTGAATCGGCAACGGAAACGCCCCTGGCACCGCCCCCCAACCTGCAAAAATGGATTACCCAGACTAAGCTACCGCTCTCGGGAACGCCCAGCCCTGACCAGTGGTTTCGCCAGCAACAGTTGCTGGATTATGACTACCAGCATTATCAGAGCAGCAATCAATCCATAGTGCAGCAAATCAATCAGCGCCGGGCAAAAATCATGGCGATTCAAGCCGAAATTGATCGACTGCAACTACTTAACCCCCTGCATCTGGAAAATGAAAAAGCGACTCGGCAATTATTGGACAAAGGTCTTATATCTCGGCTGGAGTGGCTGGCCACCAGGGAAAAACAGCTGGACACCAGCCAGCAGCTGCAGGTTCAGCAAAGTCACCGGAATGAAGCAAAGGCAGACCTGGCAGCGCTTGTTAGTGAAAAAGAAAGTAGACAAAAAGCATTTCGTCATGAACGCATGGAAAAACTCAATGAGCTCAGCGATAAGATGACTGAGCTACAGATGAGCATTATCAAAGTCAGGGAACACCACCAGAATTGTTATATCCGGGCACCGGAAGACGGCACGATACAACAATTATCGGTGCTGGGTGACGGCTCGGTGATCCAACCGGCGGTCACTTTGATGTCGTTGGTTCCAGACAATGCTGAGTTGCAGGCGGAAGTCATGGTGGAAAACAAGGATATCGGTTTTGTGAAGGTGGGGATGGTGACCGATATCAAAATAGAAACCTTTCCCTATACATTTTTTGGCTATTTACCAGGCGTAGTTGAGCTGGTTTCCAAAGATGCCCGGAAGCAGGACGAGCAGGGATTAATGTATCCGGTATACATCCGATTGCAGCAGCAATTTGTCAATGTTAACGGTCAGAAGGAACCTTTGCATGTGGATATGATGGTCTCTGCCGAGGTGAAAACCGGCAAACGCCGACTACTGGAATTTTTTCTGGAACCCTTTTTGCGCTACCGTGATGAAGCACTGAATGTTCGTTGA